One Brachyspira suanatina DNA segment encodes these proteins:
- a CDS encoding glycosyltransferase family 2 protein, with translation MKISIIIPCYNEEEVLDTLYERINKVSEKLVNYECEFIFVNDGSKDKTEKIIENFSVNDNRVKLFSFSRNFGHQAAVSCGIHNALGDIAVIIDADLQDPPEIIPDMIEEYENSKTPIIYGKRISRKGESIFKKLTASIFYRLINLLSEVKFPVDTGDFRLIDKNVIEAYKSFGENPKYIRGLISWMGFEQKAFEYERDARAAGNTKYTFKKMLKLAITGILSFSVKPLRISLFFGILAIFIAIGFSIRVFYLYLFDSQELVKGWASIIITILFVGGVQLISLSVISEYLANIFNEMKKRPEYIIKKIIK, from the coding sequence ATGAAAATAAGTATAATAATTCCATGTTATAATGAAGAAGAAGTCTTAGATACACTTTATGAAAGAATTAATAAAGTTTCTGAAAAGTTAGTTAATTATGAATGTGAATTTATTTTTGTAAATGATGGAAGTAAAGATAAAACAGAAAAAATTATAGAAAATTTTAGCGTTAATGATAACAGAGTTAAACTTTTTTCTTTTTCTAGAAATTTTGGGCATCAGGCTGCTGTAAGCTGCGGTATTCATAATGCTTTAGGAGATATTGCTGTTATAATAGATGCTGATTTGCAGGACCCGCCTGAAATTATACCAGATATGATAGAAGAATATGAGAATAGTAAAACTCCTATTATTTATGGAAAAAGAATATCAAGAAAAGGCGAATCTATTTTTAAAAAACTAACAGCTTCAATATTTTACCGTTTGATTAATTTATTATCAGAAGTTAAATTTCCTGTTGATACTGGTGATTTCAGATTGATTGATAAAAATGTTATAGAAGCATATAAATCTTTTGGAGAAAATCCTAAATATATTAGAGGTTTAATAAGCTGGATGGGATTTGAGCAGAAAGCTTTTGAATATGAGAGAGATGCAAGGGCAGCAGGTAATACAAAATATACTTTTAAGAAAATGTTAAAATTAGCTATTACAGGTATTTTATCTTTTTCTGTTAAACCTTTAAGAATATCTCTTTTTTTTGGTATATTGGCAATATTTATTGCTATAGGATTTTCTATAAGAGTATTTTACCTATATTTGTTTGATTCTCAAGAATTAGTTAAAGGATGGGCCTCTATTATAATAACAATTCTTTTTGTTGGAGGAGTACAGCTTATTTCATTATCTGTTATAAGTGAGTATCTTGCCAATATTTTTAATGAAATGAAAAAAAGACCTGAATATATAATAAAAAAAATAATTAAATAA